A window of the Lolium perenne isolate Kyuss_39 chromosome 7, Kyuss_2.0, whole genome shotgun sequence genome harbors these coding sequences:
- the LOC127318569 gene encoding putrescine hydroxycinnamoyltransferase 1 has product MKVEVVDSTLVAPSGETPRLGLWLSNLDLAVPKTHTPLVYYYPAPTPPAPGGADGEDFFSPDRIRAALAKALVLFYPLAGRLGVDEGGRLQIDCTGEGALFVVAKADCTGEDLFGSNYEPSPEIRRMFVPFAPSGDPPCLMAMFQVTFLKCGGVVLGTGIHHVTMDGVGAFHFIQTWTGLARGLAVSDACPSPPFHDRTLLRPRSPPHADFDHPVYSPAYLNGLPRPFVTRVYSISTKLLADLKSRCAPGVSTYGAVTAHLWRCMCVARGLAPDSETRLRVPANIRHRLRPPLPRQFFGNAIVRDLVTVRVGDVLAQPLGFVAGTIRKAVEHVDDSYVRSVVDYLELESEKGSQAARGQLMPESDLWVVSWLGMPMYDADFGWGAPKFVAPAQMFGSGTAYVTQRAHRDDGIAVLFALEPQYLKCFEDVFYGE; this is encoded by the exons AtgaaggtggaggtggtggaTTCGACGCTGGTGGCGCCGAGCGGGGAGACGCCGCGGCTGGGGCTGTGGCTCTCCAACCTCGACCTGGCCGTGCCCAAGACGCACACGCCGCTGGTCTACTACTACCCGGCCCCGACGCCGCCAGCGCCGGGAGGCGCAGACGGCGAGGACTTCTTCTCGCCGGACCGGATCAGGGCGGCGCTGGCCAAGGCTCTGGTGCTCTTCTACCCGCTGGCAGGGCGGCTCGGCGTGGACGAGGGCGGGCGGCTGCAGATCGACTGCACCGGCGAGGGCGCGCTCTTCGTCGTCGCCAAGGCGGACTGCACCGGGGAGGACCTCTTCGGTAGTAACTACGAGCCCTCGCCGGAGATCAGGCGCATGTTCGTGCCGTTCGCGCCGTCCGGCGACCCGCCCTGCCTTATGGCTATGTTTCAG GTGACCTTCCTCAAGTGCGGCGGAGTGGTGCTGGGTACCGGAATCCACCACGTGACCATGGACGGCGTGGGCGCGTTCCACTTCATCCAGACGTGGACGGGGCTGGCGCGCGGCCTCGCCGTCTCAGACGCGTGCCCATCGCCGCCGTTCCACGACCGCACACTCCTCCGCCCGCGGtcgccgccgcacgccgacttCGACCACCCggtctactccccggcgtacctCAACGGCCTCCCGCGCCCCTTCGTGACCCGCGTCTACTCTATATCTACCAAGCTCCTCGCCGACCTCAAGTCCCGGTGCGCGCCCGGCGTGTCCACCTACGGCGCAGTCACCGCGCACCTCTGGCGCTGCATGTGCGTCGCCCGCGGCCTCGCGCCGGACTCCGAAACCCGCCTCCGCGTGCCGGCCAACatccgccaccgcctccgcccgcCGCTCCCGCGCCAGTTCTTCGGAAACGCCATCGTGCGCGACCTCGTCACCGTCAGGGTGGGCGACGTCCTGGCCCAGCCGCTGGGGTTCGTGGCCGGCACCATCAGGAAGGCCGTGGAGCACGTCGACGACTCGTACGTGCGCTCCGTGGTCGACTACCTGGAGCTGGAGTCCGAGAAGGGCAGCCAGGCGGCGCGCGGGCAGCTCATGCCGGAGTCCGACCTGTGGGTGGTCAGCTGGCTGGGGATGCCCATGTACGACGCCGACTTCGGCTGGGGCGCGCCCAAGTTCGTCGCGCCCGCGCAGATGTTCGGCAGCGGCACGGCCTACGTCACGCAGCGCGCACACAGGGACGACGGCATCGCCGTGCTGTTCGCGCTGGAGCCACAGTATCTCAAGTGCTTCGAGGACGTCTTCTACGGGGAGTGA